In Phocoena phocoena chromosome 3, mPhoPho1.1, whole genome shotgun sequence, a single window of DNA contains:
- the BHMT gene encoding betaine--homocysteine S-methyltransferase 1 → MAPVGGKKAKKGILERLNSGEVMIGDGGFVFALEKRGYVKAGPWTPEAAVEHPEAVRQLHREFLRAGSNVMQTFTFYASEDKLENRGNYVAEKISGQKVNEAACDIARQVADEGDALVAGGVSQTPSYLSCKRETEVKKVFQQQLEVFMKKNVDFLIAEYFEHVEEAVWAVEALKASGKPVAATMCIGPEGDLHGVAPGECAVRLVKAGASIVGVNCHFDLTTSLQTVKLMKEGLEAAGLKAHLMSQPLAYHTPDCGKQGFIDLPEFPFGLEPRVATRWDIQKYAREAYNLGVRYIGGCCGFEPYHIRAIAEELAPERGFLPPASEKHGSWGSGLDMHTKPWIRARARKEYWENLRIASGRPYNPSMSKPDAWGVTKGTAELMQQKEATTEQQLRELFEKQKFRSA, encoded by the exons ATGGCACCAGTTGGGGGCAAAAAGGCCAAAAAG GGCATCCTAGAACGGTTAAACTCTGGAGAGGTCATGATTGGAGATGGAGGTTTTGTCTTTGCACTGGAGAAGAGGGGCTATGTGAAGGCAGGGCCCTGGACCCCAGAAGCTGCTGTGGAACACCCAGAAGCAG TTCGCCAGCTTCATCGAGAATTCCTCAGAGCTGGATCGAATGTCATGCAGACCTTCACCTTTTACGCCAGTGAAGACAAGCTGGAGAACAGGGGAAACTATGTTGCAGAGAAAATATCC GGGCAGAAAGTCAATGAAGCTGCTTGTGATATTGCCCGGCAAGTGGCTGATGAGGGAGACGCCTTGGTGGCAGGAGGCGTAAGCCAGACACCTTCGTACCTTAGCTGCAAGAGGGAAACTGAAGTCAAAAAAGTCTTCCAGCAACAGTTAGAGGTCTTCATGAAGAAGAACGTGGACTTTTTGATCGCAGAG tattttgaacACGTTGAAGAGGCTGTATGGGCAGTTGAAGCCTTGAAAGCATCTGGAAAACCAGTGGCAGCGACCATGTGCATCGGCCCGGAAGGAGATTTACACGGTGTGGCCCCTGGCGAATGTGCAGTGCGCCTGGTGAAAGCAG GAGCTTCCATCGTTGGCGTGAACTGCCATTTTGACCTCACAACTAGCTTACAAACAGTGAAGCTCATGAAAGAAGGCCTGGAGGCCGCGGGACTGAAAGCCCACCTGATGAGTCAGCCCTTGGCCTACCACACTCCCGACTGCGGCAAACAGGGATTTATCGACCTGCCAGAATTCCCCTTCG GACTGGAGCCCAGAGTTGCAACCAGATGGGATATTCAAAAATACGCCAGAGAGGCCTACAACCTTGGGGTCAGGTACATAGGTGGGTGCTGTGGATTTGAGCCCTACCACATCAGGGCGATTGCAGAGGAGCTGGCCCCGGAAAGGGGATTTTTGCCACCAGCTTCAGAAAAACATGGCAGCTGGGGAAGTGGTTTGGACATGCACACCAAACCCTGGATTAGAGCAAG GGCCAGGAAGGAATACTGGGAGAATCTTCGGATAGCCTCAGGCAGGCCGTACAACCCTTCTATGTCAAAGCCGGATGCCTGGGGAGTGACCAAAGGAACAGCCGAGCTTATGCAGCAGAAAGAAGCCACGACCGAGCAGCAGCTGAGAGAGCTCTTTGAAAAACAGAAGTTCAGATCTGCATAA